The nucleotide sequence CAGGCTCAGTTCCCAACCCAGGTGATGCAATACGCCATAGACAAACACACCGCCTATAACAATCGGCAATACGATAACCTCACGGGACAGCCATGATGTGCGCCAGCGTGCGGCGGCGCGCCACGCGCGTTCCGGGTGACCAAGATGAAAAAACGATGCCAACAGGCCGGTAACCAGCAATACAAATGCAACCAGGCTGCCAATGGTATAGAACAGGCTGTTCTGCGGAGGCAGCAGGTTGAGCACACTGTAGGACTCACCCGTATACAACGCCAGGAACAGGCCCTGGCCTGCACCGATAAGAGTGGTTAGGAAAACTACTGAAAAAGCCGGATGCATGGCGACTCCAATCTCTGTATTCGTTTGACCGGTTGTTACCAGCTGGTAACGTCGTCCAGTGTTGGCGCCTGGACCGGGCCTTCGGGACGATCGGTTTCCTTCTTGAGCGGATTGTCGGAACGCTCAAGTTCGTCTTCATGAATCGTGATGCGCATCTTGCGTCGCGGCAGGTAGTGGTTGGCCGGTTGCGTACCCCATTCTGGCTGCAACTGGTAACCACCCTCTTCGCGAATGGCAATGGACACTTCCGATTCCGGGTCATGTACGTCACCAAACAGGCGGGCGCTGGTCGGGCAGGCACGTACACATGCCGGTTTGCGCTCGGACTCGGGCAGGCTCATGTCGTAGATTCGATCCACGCACAGCGTACACTTCTTCATGACTTTCTGCTTTTCGTCCAGCTCGCGGGCGCCATACGGGCACGCCCACGAACAATATTTGCAACCAATGCACTTGTCATAATCAACAAGCACAATGCCGTCTTCTTCACGCTTGTAACTGGCACCGGTCGGGCAAACCGGTACACACGGCGGGTCTTCGCAATGCAGGCAACTCTTCGGGAAGTGCAGCGTTTCCGAGTGCGGGTAATCACCCACTTCGTAAGTCTGCACGCGATTAAAGAAGGTCCCTGTCGGATCTTCACCGTAGGGGTTCTGGTCCACCATAAACCCGGCTTCACCGGACGTATTCCATTCCTTGCAGCTGGTCACGCAGGCATGACAACCCACGCAAACATTCAGATCAATAACCAATGCCAACTGTGTCATGCTTATACCCCCTTGCGCTTGCCGGCAAAATATCCCAGCCAGGATTTCTTGTACTTCTCCTGGCCCGGCACGGCGTCAACGGTCTTGTATTGCGGGAAAGTTTCCTCCGGCTCGTCAGCACCAGCCTTGTACACGCGCACGCGCACGTCATACCACGCCGCCTGCCCGGTCACCGGGTCAGAGTTGGACAAGTGCTCGCCTTCAGGTGTTGACGGCAATTCTTCCGAGATCAGATGATTGAGCAGGAAGCCTTTCTTTGATTCGTTGGCATTGGGTTCAAGACCCCAGGCACCCGATGCCTTGCCAATGGCATTCCAGGTCCAGACAGTGCCCGGCTCAACGGCTTCGGAGAAGCGGCACATACAGCGCACCTTGCCCCACTGTGATTCCACCCAAACCCAGTCACCGTCTTCAAACCCTTCCCTGGCACCAAGCTGAGGGCTCATATAAAGATAGTTATGGGCATGGATCTGGCGCAGCCAGGCATTTTGCGAATCCCACGAGTGGTACATGGCCATCGGTCGCTGGGTTACTGCGGCCAAAGGATATTTCCGGGTATCAGTCAGCTGCACTTCCAGCGGCTCGTAGTAGAACGGCAGCGGGTCAAAATAGTTTTCCACGCGCTTGCGCAGGTGTTCCGGCGGCTGTTTGCCCTCGGTCTTGCCCTGCGCCGCCAGGCGGAACTGTTGCAGCACTTCCGAATAGATATGCGGCAGGATCGGTTCGGCATAGCGTGTCAGGCGATGCTTCTGCGCCCACTCAAGATAGCCCTGGTTCCAGTTGCGCATATACTGGTAGGACTTGGGAAGCTCGTAGTGGAATACGCAGTTGTTCTGTTCGTACATCTTCCACTGGTTCGGGTTCGGCTCGCCCATCATGAACTTTTCACCGCCCTTGCCACGCCAGCCGGCAAGGAAACCGATGCCGGAACCCGGCTCTGTTTCATAGTTGATAATAAAGTCCGGGTAATCCCGGTACTTGCGCTTGCCACTGCCATCAACAAATGCCGGCAGCTTAAGGCGTGAACCGATTTCAATCAGCACTTCCTGGAAAGGCTTGCAGTCACCGGTAGGTGGTACAACCGGGATACGCACTGAATCCACCGGTCCATCGAATTCGGAAATAGGCCGGTCGAGCATGGACATGACATCATGACGCTCAAGATACGTGGTATCCGGCAATACCAGGTCAGCAAACGCGACCATCTCTGACTGGAAGGCGTCACAAACGACAAGGAACGGGATCTTGAAATCACCGTTATCATCCTTGTCGTTGAGCATCTTGCGCACATCATCGGTATTCATGGATGAATTCCATGCCATATTGGCCATGAAAATCAGCAAGGTATCGATCCTGTAAGGATCGCCACGCCAGGCATTGGTAATAACGTTGTGCATCAGGCCGTGCACGGACAGCGGGTACTCCCAGGAGAAGGCCTTGTCAATGCGAATCGGCTTGCCGTCATCGTCAACAAACAGGTCATCCGGTTCCGCCGGCCAGCCCAGCGGCATACCACCCAGCGGGGTTTCCGGGTTTATGCCCTCTTCGCCACGCGGTGTCTTGGCGCACGGCGGAATCGGGCGCGGGAACGGCGCCTTGTGACGGAAACCACCCGGGCGATCAATTGTGCCGAGTATGGTCATTAATATGGACATGGCGCGGATGGTATGAAAACCGTTAGAGTGCGCAGCCAGGCCACGCATGGCATGGAATGCAACCGGGTTACCGGTAATTGTTTCATGATCCTTGCCCCAGACGTCGGTCCAGGCAATGGGCAACTCGATCTTGTGATCGCGCGCGGTAACGCCCATCTCGTGTGCCAGGCGCCGGATAGTGGCTGCGGGTATACCGGTAATGCCTTCCGCCCACTCGGGCGTGTATTCCTTCACGCGCTCAACCAGCAACTGGAATGATGGTTTAACCGGGGTGCCGTCGTCCAGCTTGAACGAGCCAAGCAGGCGCGGATCAACATCTTCACTGTGGGTCACCACGGCCTTGTTATTCAATCGATCCCACCACAACTTGTTTTGCGGATCAAAACAGCCCTCTTCCACCGGCACTTCGGCACGAACAAACATGCCGAACTCGGTGCTCGCCTCATCCATGTTCACCAGTTGCGCACCGTTGGTGTACTGGGTAAGGAATTCACGGTCATACAGACCTTGCTTGATAATTTCGTTGGTCAGCGCCAGGAACAAAGCACCGTCGGTACCGGGCTTGATCGGCACCCATTCATCGGCAATGGCCGAGTAACCGGTACGCACCGGGTTGACGGAAATGAACTTGCCACCATTGCGCTTGAACTTGCTCAGCGCCATTTTCATCGGGTTGGAGTGATGATCTTCAGCGGTGCCAATCATGACAAACAGCTTCGCACGCTCAAGGTCGGGGCCGCCAAATTCCCAGAACGAACCACCGATGGAGTAAATCATGCCAGCCGCCATGTTCACGGAACAGAAACCGCCGTGTGCAGCATAGTTGGGTGTGCCAAACTGCTTGGCAAACAGGCCGGTCAGTGCCTGCATCTGGTCACGACCGGTAAACAGGGCAAACTTCTTCGGATCCGTTTTGCGGATTTTTGCCAGGCGCTCTTCGAGCAGGCCAAACGCCTCGTCCCAGGAAATCTCTTCGAACTGGTTCTCTCCGCGCTCGGCACCGGCTTTGCGACGCAAGGGTTTGGTGATACGCGCCGGCGAGTATTGCTTCATGATGCCGGACGAACCCTTGGCGCAGATCACGCCCTTGTTCAGCGGGTGATCCGGGTTGCCCTCGATATAACGCACTTCACCATCACGCAGGACCACACGAATACCGCAGCGGCACGCACACATGTAGCAGGTGGTGTTCTTGATCTCGATCCGACCACCGGTCGGATCATTCTTATATAGAGTAGCGCTCATAAGTCGTACCTGTTCTTGGCCCGTCTCGGTGACCAGAAGCAACGGCAAGGTTGCTCCCCCGACGTCTTGCGAAGGGCCGGATTATTCAGAATCTGTCTAAAGACACAATTCACAATATTCAATGGCGCATTAGATTTTTCTAATATACGCCCTGAACGGCAGTACGGGCGAACCGATACTGCCTTATACAACAACTACTTATAATATTATGGCTGCAAAAAATGCGGGTAGCTGCAGCCTAAAAACACGGTTTCTCCGGGGCATTCTGGAAACGCGTTACTGCCTCGGTAATCTCCCTGGCAGCCGATTCCGCACCTTCCCAGCCCTCAACCTTAACCCATTTGTTGGGCTCCAGGTCCTTATAGTGCTCAAAAAAGTGTGAAATCTGTGCCAGCAGGCCAGCTGGCAAATCCTCAGGAGCCTTGGCAGAACGGTACATGGTGCACAACTTGTCGATAGGCACAGCCAGCAGTTTAGCATCCGGGCCGGCTTCATCGGTCATATTCAGCATACCCACCGGGCGGCACTGGATGACCGAGCCGGAAATCAGCGGGATGGGCGTAACCACCAGCACATCTACCGGGTCACCGTCTTCCGACAGGGTGTGGGGAATATAGCCGTAGTTGCACGGATAGTGCATGGCCGTGTTCATGAACCGATCCACGAACATGGCGCCAGTTTCCTTATCCACTTCGTATTTTACCGGGTCAGAATGTGCCGGGATTTCGATGATGACGTTTATTTCTTCCGGGAGCTTCTTGCCTGGCCCGACGCGATCAAGATTCATCTAAGTAGCCTCACAAACAATAGGTGCAACAAGCCAGAAGTGTATCATAATTTTCTAATATACTGCCTCCTCGGCACCATTTTTGTTCTGGTCCGGCCAGGAAGGCGAAAACCGATAGGTCAGTCGCGGATGGGCAATGCCACGTAGAACGTGCTGCCCAGTCCCTGCTGACTCTCAAAATATAACCGACCACCCATGGCCTCGACCAAGGACCGGGCGATGGTCAGCCCGAGGCCGCTACCACTGGTATGGCGACTGTCCGATCCATCGGCGCGGGCAAACTTGTCAAAAATGCGTTGACGGAATTCTTCCGGGACACCTTCGCCACGATCACTGACAG is from Gammaproteobacteria bacterium and encodes:
- a CDS encoding 4Fe-4S dicluster domain-containing protein, which produces MTQLALVIDLNVCVGCHACVTSCKEWNTSGEAGFMVDQNPYGEDPTGTFFNRVQTYEVGDYPHSETLHFPKSCLHCEDPPCVPVCPTGASYKREEDGIVLVDYDKCIGCKYCSWACPYGARELDEKQKVMKKCTLCVDRIYDMSLPESERKPACVRACPTSARLFGDVHDPESEVSIAIREEGGYQLQPEWGTQPANHYLPRRKMRITIHEDELERSDNPLKKETDRPEGPVQAPTLDDVTSW
- a CDS encoding molybdopterin oxidoreductase family protein, whose protein sequence is MSATLYKNDPTGGRIEIKNTTCYMCACRCGIRVVLRDGEVRYIEGNPDHPLNKGVICAKGSSGIMKQYSPARITKPLRRKAGAERGENQFEEISWDEAFGLLEERLAKIRKTDPKKFALFTGRDQMQALTGLFAKQFGTPNYAAHGGFCSVNMAAGMIYSIGGSFWEFGGPDLERAKLFVMIGTAEDHHSNPMKMALSKFKRNGGKFISVNPVRTGYSAIADEWVPIKPGTDGALFLALTNEIIKQGLYDREFLTQYTNGAQLVNMDEASTEFGMFVRAEVPVEEGCFDPQNKLWWDRLNNKAVVTHSEDVDPRLLGSFKLDDGTPVKPSFQLLVERVKEYTPEWAEGITGIPAATIRRLAHEMGVTARDHKIELPIAWTDVWGKDHETITGNPVAFHAMRGLAAHSNGFHTIRAMSILMTILGTIDRPGGFRHKAPFPRPIPPCAKTPRGEEGINPETPLGGMPLGWPAEPDDLFVDDDGKPIRIDKAFSWEYPLSVHGLMHNVITNAWRGDPYRIDTLLIFMANMAWNSSMNTDDVRKMLNDKDDNGDFKIPFLVVCDAFQSEMVAFADLVLPDTTYLERHDVMSMLDRPISEFDGPVDSVRIPVVPPTGDCKPFQEVLIEIGSRLKLPAFVDGSGKRKYRDYPDFIINYETEPGSGIGFLAGWRGKGGEKFMMGEPNPNQWKMYEQNNCVFHYELPKSYQYMRNWNQGYLEWAQKHRLTRYAEPILPHIYSEVLQQFRLAAQGKTEGKQPPEHLRKRVENYFDPLPFYYEPLEVQLTDTRKYPLAAVTQRPMAMYHSWDSQNAWLRQIHAHNYLYMSPQLGAREGFEDGDWVWVESQWGKVRCMCRFSEAVEPGTVWTWNAIGKASGAWGLEPNANESKKGFLLNHLISEELPSTPEGEHLSNSDPVTGQAAWYDVRVRVYKAGADEPEETFPQYKTVDAVPGQEKYKKSWLGYFAGKRKGV
- the ppa gene encoding inorganic diphosphatase gives rise to the protein MNLDRVGPGKKLPEEINVIIEIPAHSDPVKYEVDKETGAMFVDRFMNTAMHYPCNYGYIPHTLSEDGDPVDVLVVTPIPLISGSVIQCRPVGMLNMTDEAGPDAKLLAVPIDKLCTMYRSAKAPEDLPAGLLAQISHFFEHYKDLEPNKWVKVEGWEGAESAAREITEAVTRFQNAPEKPCF